The following are encoded together in the Pseudoalteromonas ruthenica genome:
- the pmbA gene encoding metalloprotease PmbA → MQENESAAIYSQIDEVKEAVSEVLAQAKKLGATAAEAAMSRTSGLSVGTRLGEVETIEFNQDGGLGVSIYVGNKKGSASTTDLSPSALRSVVEKAIEIAKYTSEDPCNGLADAELLEQSPPDLDLYHPWQVTPEQGIEICQEAEQAALNLDERIVNSDGASFSSHQGLRVYGNSHGMLAGYPRTRHSISTMVIGQQGEQMQRDAAYTVSREQAGLKAAKDVGLEAAQETLARLNSQKLGTMKVPVIFRADVANSLFGHLVSAIGGGALYRKSSFLLDSLNTQVFSDIVNISERPHLAKGFASSPFDAEGVKTQDREIIHGGELQTYLLASYAARKMGMTATGHAGGIHNWLVQQTHDDLHALLKQMGKGLLVTELMGQGVNTVTGDYSRGAAGFWVENGEIQYPVSEITIAGNLSSMFKGVAGIGGDVDPRGGVLTGSVLIEQMQVAGQ, encoded by the coding sequence ATGCAAGAAAATGAATCGGCAGCGATTTATAGCCAAATCGATGAAGTCAAAGAGGCCGTAAGCGAGGTGCTTGCCCAAGCTAAGAAGCTCGGTGCAACGGCTGCGGAAGCCGCTATGTCACGTACTTCTGGACTCTCTGTAGGCACTCGTCTCGGTGAGGTAGAAACCATCGAGTTTAACCAAGACGGTGGTTTGGGTGTGAGCATTTATGTAGGTAATAAAAAAGGCTCAGCATCAACCACAGATTTAAGCCCCAGTGCGCTGCGTTCGGTGGTGGAAAAAGCCATTGAAATCGCCAAGTACACTTCAGAAGACCCATGTAATGGCCTTGCTGATGCTGAGTTATTAGAGCAAAGCCCGCCGGATTTAGACTTGTACCACCCGTGGCAGGTGACCCCAGAGCAGGGCATTGAAATTTGCCAAGAGGCAGAGCAGGCGGCGTTGAACCTTGATGAACGCATCGTCAACTCTGATGGTGCCAGCTTTAGTAGCCACCAAGGGCTGCGTGTGTACGGTAACAGTCACGGTATGTTGGCAGGCTACCCCCGCACTCGCCATAGCATCAGCACTATGGTCATTGGCCAACAAGGTGAGCAGATGCAGCGCGATGCTGCCTATACCGTATCGCGTGAGCAAGCAGGCTTAAAAGCGGCGAAAGACGTCGGCCTGGAAGCGGCGCAAGAAACGCTTGCACGGCTTAATAGCCAAAAACTAGGAACCATGAAGGTGCCGGTGATCTTTCGCGCCGATGTGGCTAATTCCCTGTTTGGGCATTTAGTGTCGGCCATTGGCGGCGGTGCGCTTTATCGTAAGTCGAGCTTCTTGCTCGATAGCCTTAATACCCAAGTTTTCAGTGATATTGTTAATATTAGTGAGCGTCCGCATCTAGCCAAAGGCTTTGCTTCTTCACCCTTTGATGCGGAGGGCGTTAAAACGCAAGATCGTGAGATTATTCACGGTGGTGAACTGCAGACCTATTTATTAGCCAGTTATGCCGCTCGCAAAATGGGTATGACCGCCACAGGCCACGCCGGCGGTATTCATAACTGGTTGGTACAGCAAACCCATGATGATTTGCACGCTTTGCTTAAACAAATGGGTAAAGGGCTGCTAGTGACCGAGTTGATGGGTCAAGGCGTCAATACTGTCACCGGCGATTACTCGCGCGGGGCGGCCGGGTTTTGGGTTGAAAATGGTGAGATCCAATATCCTGTTAGTGAGATTACCATTGCTGGCAACCTTAGCTCGATGTTTAAAGGCGTTGCTGGCATTGGCGGTGATGTCGACCCTCGCGGCGGGGTGTTAACCGGTTCGGTGTTAATAGAACAAATGCAAGTTGCGGGGCAGTAG
- a CDS encoding VOC family protein translates to MYLEHVNLVVNDINQALNFYRAAFPHWRVRSQGEGLWSGKPRTWVHFGDDYHYLAFSDNGIGDNRDLSGHQVGLAHFAYVTEDLDGVIQRLQDAGFEVDKVGPENPYRRNVYFKDPAGFEVEFVEYGSDIPAQRNNDL, encoded by the coding sequence ATGTATTTAGAGCATGTAAACCTAGTCGTGAATGACATCAACCAAGCCCTCAACTTTTATCGTGCCGCTTTTCCACATTGGCGGGTGCGCAGTCAAGGCGAGGGGTTATGGTCGGGGAAGCCGCGTACTTGGGTGCATTTTGGCGATGATTACCACTACCTTGCTTTTAGTGACAATGGCATTGGTGACAACCGTGATCTCAGCGGCCATCAAGTTGGTTTAGCACACTTTGCTTATGTCACAGAAGATCTTGATGGCGTCATTCAACGACTCCAAGACGCGGGCTTCGAAGTTGATAAAGTGGGCCCTGAAAATCCTTATCGTCGCAACGTGTATTTTAAAGACCCAGCAGGTTTTGAAGTGGAGTTTGTTGAATACGGATCGGATATTCCAGCACAGAGAAATAACGACCTATAG
- a CDS encoding YqaE/Pmp3 family membrane protein, which yields MDIIRIIFSILIPPLGVFLQVGLGMHFWLNILLTLLGYFPGLIHAIYIIGRR from the coding sequence ATGGACATTATTAGAATCATTTTCTCAATTCTTATTCCCCCACTAGGTGTATTTTTGCAGGTGGGCTTAGGAATGCACTTTTGGCTTAATATTTTACTAACCCTATTGGGCTACTTCCCTGGCCTTATTCACGCTATCTACATTATTGGGCGGCGTTAA
- a CDS encoding carbon-nitrogen hydrolase family protein: MMLYALQFCAQQDSEDNFQRVQQFLAQLQPQRPCLVCFPESWLCFAKSSEQVLAVAEKHLYWRQRLAALCKRYGIWLAAGTLPVATSEGRYLAASFVFDDQGQERAQYNKIHLFDVTVADGTGTYHESKHTEAGEQVVVLDSPFGWLGLSVCYDMRFSELYRQQVQLGADILLVPSAFTVPTGRAHWHTLLRARAIESQCYVVAAGLYGRNNSDCAHNNGRETYGHSLIVSPWGEVQAELSHGEGWIAQPINSEELNQRRESMPMHAHRQARKVSL; encoded by the coding sequence ATGATGTTGTATGCGTTACAGTTTTGCGCCCAGCAAGACAGTGAGGATAACTTTCAGCGTGTGCAGCAGTTTTTAGCTCAGTTACAGCCACAGCGGCCTTGCTTAGTGTGTTTTCCGGAAAGCTGGTTATGCTTTGCAAAAAGCAGTGAGCAGGTATTGGCTGTGGCCGAAAAACACTTATATTGGCGCCAGCGTTTAGCTGCGCTGTGTAAGCGTTACGGTATATGGCTTGCGGCAGGGACTCTGCCGGTCGCCACCTCAGAAGGGCGTTACCTCGCGGCATCTTTTGTCTTTGATGACCAAGGCCAAGAGCGAGCGCAATACAACAAAATTCACCTGTTTGATGTGACCGTAGCGGATGGCACTGGCACTTATCACGAGTCCAAACATACCGAAGCCGGTGAGCAGGTGGTGGTACTCGACTCGCCCTTTGGATGGCTAGGGTTAAGTGTGTGCTATGATATGCGCTTTAGCGAACTCTATCGTCAGCAAGTGCAACTGGGGGCTGATATACTGCTTGTTCCTAGTGCTTTTACAGTACCCACCGGTCGAGCGCATTGGCATACCTTGTTGCGTGCACGAGCGATAGAAAGTCAATGTTATGTGGTCGCTGCCGGGCTGTACGGTCGTAATAATAGTGACTGCGCTCACAACAATGGTCGTGAGACCTATGGCCATAGCCTAATTGTTTCGCCATGGGGTGAAGTGCAAGCTGAGCTGAGCCATGGCGAGGGCTGGATAGCCCAGCCAATAAACAGCGAAGAATTAAATCAACGCCGTGAGTCCATGCCCATGCATGCTCACCGCCAAGCGAGAAAAGTAAGTTTATGA
- the tldD gene encoding metalloprotease TldD — protein MSQVEHNLLTQSRLDRDDLANALQYIHQHKVDYADLYFQSSYNESWVLEDGLVKEGSYNIERGVGVRAISGEKTGFSYSDAINLEAINNAAMAARSIADADQHGQVKIFSEQDVKRQFAPLQPIQSMSDDDKVALLREVEEYIRQLAPEAEQVVSSMSAVYEEVLVAASDGTFATDIRPLVRLNCSVLLKKGDRRERGGAGGGARLDFNYFKELVDGKPRWMHYAEDAVRMAKVNLEAIDAPAGTMPVVLGAGWPGVLLHEAVGHGLEGDFNRKGASAFSGKIGQQVASELCTVVDDGTMANRRGSLNIDDEGTPGGYNVLIEQGILKGYMQDKHNAKLMGVAPTGNGRRESYAHLPMPRMTNTYMLGGEHSQEEIIGSVDKGIYAPNFGGGQVDITSGKFVFSASEAYLIENGKITTPIKGATLIGNGPEVMKQISMVGNDLALDKGVGICGKDGQSVPVGVGQPSLKIDQLTVGGTA, from the coding sequence ATGAGTCAAGTTGAGCACAACCTTTTAACGCAAAGCCGATTGGACCGCGATGATCTCGCCAACGCCTTGCAATATATCCATCAGCATAAGGTGGACTATGCGGACTTATACTTCCAATCGAGCTACAACGAGTCGTGGGTGTTAGAGGACGGTTTAGTCAAAGAAGGGAGCTATAACATCGAGCGCGGCGTCGGTGTGCGCGCGATCAGTGGCGAGAAAACCGGTTTTTCCTATTCTGATGCTATTAATCTCGAAGCGATTAATAATGCCGCGATGGCCGCACGCAGTATCGCTGATGCGGATCAACATGGTCAGGTTAAAATATTCAGTGAGCAAGATGTGAAACGTCAATTTGCGCCGCTGCAACCGATTCAGAGCATGAGCGATGACGATAAGGTGGCGCTTCTGCGTGAAGTTGAAGAGTATATCCGTCAATTGGCACCTGAAGCTGAGCAGGTAGTAAGCTCGATGTCCGCCGTCTATGAAGAAGTGCTCGTGGCGGCGAGTGATGGTACCTTTGCAACCGATATTCGCCCGCTAGTGAGATTGAACTGCTCAGTGCTGTTGAAAAAGGGTGATCGTCGCGAGCGTGGGGGTGCCGGTGGCGGAGCCAGACTCGATTTTAACTATTTCAAAGAATTAGTCGACGGTAAGCCGCGTTGGATGCACTACGCTGAAGACGCTGTACGTATGGCTAAGGTCAACTTAGAAGCTATTGACGCTCCAGCGGGAACCATGCCTGTGGTGCTGGGTGCAGGTTGGCCTGGCGTGTTGCTGCATGAGGCTGTAGGTCATGGCCTTGAAGGCGACTTTAATCGCAAAGGCGCTTCTGCGTTTAGTGGCAAAATTGGTCAGCAGGTGGCGTCAGAGCTATGTACTGTGGTTGATGATGGCACCATGGCGAATCGTCGTGGGTCATTAAATATCGATGATGAAGGCACTCCGGGTGGTTACAACGTACTTATTGAGCAGGGTATCCTAAAGGGCTATATGCAAGATAAGCACAACGCTAAATTGATGGGAGTAGCGCCTACTGGAAACGGCCGTCGCGAATCTTATGCACACTTGCCTATGCCACGTATGACTAATACCTATATGCTCGGTGGCGAGCATAGTCAAGAAGAGATCATCGGCTCAGTAGACAAAGGCATTTACGCGCCAAACTTTGGCGGTGGCCAAGTGGATATCACCTCTGGCAAATTTGTGTTCTCAGCCTCGGAAGCCTACTTAATTGAAAATGGCAAAATCACCACACCTATCAAAGGTGCCACGCTGATTGGTAATGGCCCAGAGGTAATGAAGCAAATATCTATGGTAGGCAATGATCTCGCGCTAGATAAAGGCGTGGGTATTTGTGGTAAGGATGGACAGAGTGTCCCGGTAGGAGTGGGGCAGCCCTCTTTGAAAATCGACCAACTCACCGTCGGTGGTACCGCTTAA
- the yjgA gene encoding ribosome biogenesis factor YjgA: protein MAKSKQPEEEIIYVSKSELKRDAMEFHELGVEIANLSKKAREKLPLSNELVEAMNLADRLKEKKDAYRRHLNYIAKTLRGTDNVEDIHQAMAIITNKNNQKDVVINQIEQTRDELIAEGDSRLNPLLEQYPQLDRQRMRQIIRQAGKEVKQEKPGKSHKELFQILKELML, encoded by the coding sequence ATGGCTAAGAGCAAACAACCTGAAGAAGAGATTATTTACGTTTCCAAAAGCGAGCTAAAACGCGATGCCATGGAGTTTCATGAGCTGGGTGTAGAAATCGCCAACCTCTCAAAAAAAGCACGTGAAAAACTACCATTGAGTAACGAGCTTGTGGAGGCGATGAACTTAGCCGACCGCCTGAAAGAGAAAAAAGACGCCTATCGTCGCCATCTCAATTACATCGCCAAAACCTTGCGCGGCACCGATAATGTCGAAGACATTCATCAAGCTATGGCCATTATCACCAATAAGAACAATCAAAAAGATGTGGTGATAAACCAAATAGAGCAAACTCGAGATGAGCTAATCGCTGAAGGTGATAGCCGCTTAAATCCTCTGCTTGAGCAATATCCGCAGCTTGACCGCCAGCGCATGCGACAAATTATTCGCCAAGCAGGCAAAGAGGTAAAGCAAGAGAAACCCGGAAAGTCTCACAAAGAGCTATTTCAAATCCTCAAAGAGTTAATGCTCTAG
- the rapZ gene encoding RNase adapter RapZ, whose product MELIIVSGRSGSGKSVALRVLEDLGYYCVDNIPVILLPSLVRSVSANYDKIAVSIDVRNLPKEQHEFNDILAYLPEFAKPSLFYLDSDEQTLIKRFSETRRLHPLSMQNMTLDVAIREEKQLLDVLISHADFIIDTTELSVHQLAEMIREKVLGKKDKQLLITFESFGFKHGIPKNADYVFDVRFLPNPHWEPELKALTGLDQPVQDYLASHSIVQKFTWQIQTFVQTWLPHLERNNRSYLTIAIGCTGGQHRSVYLAQTLGERFLDTYPNVKIRHREQEK is encoded by the coding sequence ATGGAACTTATCATTGTCAGTGGTCGCTCGGGTTCTGGAAAATCAGTCGCGTTACGGGTGCTCGAAGACCTTGGGTACTATTGCGTAGATAACATCCCAGTTATTTTACTCCCCTCCTTGGTGCGCAGTGTTTCAGCAAATTATGACAAAATTGCCGTCAGTATAGACGTGCGCAATTTGCCCAAAGAACAGCATGAATTTAACGACATTCTCGCTTACCTGCCTGAGTTTGCTAAGCCTTCGCTGTTTTACCTTGATAGTGACGAACAAACGTTGATTAAGCGTTTCTCTGAAACTCGTCGACTACACCCCTTATCCATGCAAAATATGACGTTGGATGTCGCTATTCGTGAAGAGAAGCAGCTTCTTGATGTACTCATCTCCCACGCCGACTTTATTATTGATACAACTGAGCTCAGTGTTCACCAGTTGGCGGAGATGATCCGTGAAAAAGTGCTGGGTAAAAAAGACAAGCAATTACTGATCACTTTTGAGTCTTTTGGGTTTAAACATGGCATTCCAAAAAATGCTGATTATGTGTTTGATGTGCGGTTTCTCCCCAATCCCCATTGGGAACCTGAACTAAAGGCGCTCACAGGGTTAGACCAACCCGTTCAAGATTATCTAGCCAGTCACTCAATCGTGCAAAAGTTCACTTGGCAGATCCAAACTTTTGTTCAAACTTGGTTACCCCACCTAGAGCGTAATAACCGTAGTTATTTAACCATTGCTATTGGCTGCACTGGGGGTCAACACCGCTCAGTGTACCTTGCCCAAACTTTGGGAGAGCGCTTTTTAGATACTTATCCGAACGTGAAAATTCGCCATCGAGAGCAGGAAAAATAG
- a CDS encoding HPr family phosphocarrier protein produces the protein MMVEGTFIIQNKLGLHARAASQLAQLAMNFDAEIMLYQGDKSAQADSVLALLLLESGKGKEVRVQCEGPDADAALAAIGALIAEKFHEQE, from the coding sequence GTGATGGTTGAAGGTACTTTTATTATTCAAAACAAGTTAGGCCTACATGCTCGTGCAGCCTCACAATTGGCGCAACTGGCGATGAATTTTGATGCCGAAATAATGTTATATCAAGGTGATAAGAGCGCACAGGCCGACAGTGTCTTGGCTTTACTGCTCCTTGAGAGCGGCAAAGGTAAGGAAGTGCGCGTGCAGTGTGAAGGCCCTGATGCCGACGCCGCGTTGGCAGCTATCGGGGCGCTCATTGCAGAAAAGTTCCACGAACAAGAATAA
- the mgtE gene encoding magnesium transporter — protein MPEAYEQDYPLQQLQEVTEALNSGQFVHVRRLLAKTAPCDTALLLESSPHKTRSKLWALVDPDVQGDVLEELSEDVRLSIISRMEPEHIAAATEDMDDDDLGEVLRSLPEPVYKDVIEAMDIQDRDRATTALSYQERSAGALMNTDTVTIRPDVSVDVVLRYLRLKGELPEGTDELYVVDKNNCFLGSMPLSSLLTTMPDAIVRDIMDEECESIPITMDESEVAQLFERHNWISAPVVDDQAHLLGRITIDDIVDVIREDAEHSLLSLAGLDDEEDTFAPVFKSTQRRSVWLGVNLLTAMLAAFVASFFETTLGILPFLAVLNGIVPSMGGVAGSQTLTLVIRGLALGHINATNQKFILTKELAIGALNGVLWALLIGSAIALWKWDLTIGLVIAFAMFMNLLAAGIAGAVIPLILKRMNIDPALAGNVVLTTVTDIVGIFAFLGTATWFLI, from the coding sequence ATGCCAGAAGCCTATGAACAAGATTACCCGCTGCAACAACTTCAAGAAGTCACCGAAGCTCTTAATAGCGGCCAGTTTGTTCATGTACGCAGGCTTCTCGCCAAAACTGCGCCCTGTGATACCGCATTATTATTAGAATCATCGCCCCATAAGACACGTTCTAAACTATGGGCGCTCGTCGACCCTGATGTCCAAGGTGATGTACTTGAAGAGCTCTCTGAAGATGTACGCCTGAGCATTATCTCACGCATGGAGCCTGAGCATATCGCCGCAGCGACAGAGGACATGGACGATGATGACTTAGGGGAAGTATTACGAAGCTTACCAGAGCCCGTTTATAAAGACGTTATTGAGGCAATGGATATCCAAGATAGAGACCGTGCAACTACGGCTCTGTCTTACCAAGAGCGCTCAGCTGGGGCGCTGATGAATACCGATACAGTGACTATCCGTCCCGATGTCTCTGTTGATGTGGTGCTGCGCTACTTACGCCTCAAAGGCGAGTTACCTGAAGGCACTGATGAGCTCTACGTAGTCGATAAAAATAACTGCTTTTTAGGCTCAATGCCATTGAGCTCTTTGCTAACCACCATGCCAGATGCCATCGTGCGCGACATCATGGATGAAGAGTGTGAATCTATTCCAATCACCATGGATGAGTCTGAAGTGGCGCAGCTGTTCGAGCGCCACAACTGGATTTCGGCCCCTGTGGTCGACGATCAGGCGCACTTACTTGGGCGTATTACCATTGATGATATCGTCGATGTTATCCGTGAAGACGCTGAACACAGTTTACTGAGCTTAGCCGGTCTAGATGATGAAGAAGATACCTTTGCACCGGTATTTAAAAGTACTCAGCGGCGCTCCGTTTGGCTTGGAGTAAATTTATTGACCGCGATGCTGGCCGCATTTGTGGCGAGCTTTTTCGAAACCACCTTGGGTATCTTGCCATTTTTAGCCGTGCTCAATGGTATTGTGCCGTCAATGGGGGGCGTGGCCGGCTCGCAAACGCTGACCTTGGTTATTCGAGGCCTCGCACTTGGCCATATTAACGCCACCAACCAGAAATTTATACTGACCAAAGAGCTCGCCATCGGTGCCTTGAATGGGGTGCTGTGGGCTTTGCTTATCGGTAGCGCCATCGCGCTTTGGAAATGGGATTTAACAATCGGTTTAGTGATCGCCTTTGCGATGTTTATGAACCTCCTCGCTGCGGGTATTGCTGGTGCGGTTATTCCCTTAATTCTGAAGAGAATGAATATCGACCCGGCGCTCGCCGGTAATGTAGTGCTGACCACAGTTACCGACATCGTAGGTATCTTCGCATTCCTTGGAACCGCGACTTGGTTCCTTATTTAA
- a CDS encoding BON domain-containing protein, protein MKTFTKTIVAAAVLGSTAFTAQANDWQNESKDAWIDGKAETVLLLNGNLNNFDINTDVKNGKVMLTGKVDSEVDKELAEELVVSLDGVNDVENQLTVMNNEEGMSHNDDAGDTGSDLTDAKISTVITTRLLFDSEVAGTDIDVDTDQGVVTLKGNVDSEAERDLAIKIAENTEDVREVNDELRVMAE, encoded by the coding sequence ATGAAAACGTTCACTAAGACAATCGTAGCTGCAGCTGTACTTGGTTCTACTGCCTTCACTGCCCAAGCAAATGATTGGCAGAACGAGAGTAAAGATGCATGGATTGATGGTAAAGCTGAAACTGTGCTGCTACTGAATGGCAACCTGAACAACTTTGACATCAACACTGATGTGAAAAATGGCAAGGTTATGCTCACAGGTAAAGTAGACAGCGAGGTCGATAAAGAGTTGGCCGAAGAGCTGGTAGTTAGCCTAGATGGTGTAAACGATGTAGAAAACCAGCTAACGGTTATGAACAACGAAGAAGGTATGAGCCACAATGATGATGCAGGAGATACTGGCAGCGATTTAACCGACGCTAAGATCTCGACGGTAATCACTACTCGTCTACTGTTTGATTCAGAAGTCGCTGGCACTGACATTGATGTTGATACCGACCAAGGTGTCGTTACGCTTAAAGGCAATGTTGATAGCGAAGCCGAGCGTGACCTTGCGATTAAAATCGCTGAAAACACAGAAGATGTTCGTGAAGTAAACGATGAACTGCGAGTAATGGCTGAATAA